The proteins below come from a single Candidatus Paceibacterota bacterium genomic window:
- a CDS encoding DUF2769 domain-containing protein, with protein sequence MSKVEKNSDNLKGCLCANCPTYNDCAREKKEILFCSQANGKGTCAYKMQGCICPVCVVYKKNGLDASFYCIYGSADEIENKKP encoded by the coding sequence AAAAGTTGAAAAAAACAGCGACAATTTGAAGGGATGCCTTTGCGCTAATTGTCCGACATATAATGACTGCGCAAGGGAGAAGAAAGAAATACTGTTCTGCTCGCAAGCGAACGGCAAGGGAACTTGTGCATATAAGATGCAAGGTTGCATCTGTCCCGTTTGTGTGGTTTACAAAAAAAATGGCCTGGATGCGAGCTTTTATTGCATCTATGGTTCTGCCGATGAAATTGAGAATAAGAAACCGTAA